The following DNA comes from Ornithinimicrobium avium.
ACGCCTGGTGCGCCTCGCGGCCCCGGTCATGGCGGCGCTGAGCGAGGAGACCGGCGAGACGATCAACCTCGGCGTGGGCCTGGGCGACACGGTGGTCCAGATCGCCCAGGTCGACTCGATCTACCTGCTGGGCAGCCGGGACTGGGTCGGAGTCGACCTGCCCGCGCACACCTCGTCGCTGGGCAAGATGCTCTACGCCCACGGCGTGATCGACCGACCGGCGGGCGCGCTGGAGCAGCTCACCCCGCGCACCGTGGGCAGCTGGGAAGAGCTGGCGGCCGGCTTCCGCGAGATCCGCACCCGGGGCTGGGCGAGCACCGTCGACGAGCTCGAGGTCGGGCTCACCGGGATCGCCGCCCCCGTCTACGTCGACGGCAGGGTCGTCGCCGGTCTGGGGCTGTCCGGTCCCAGCACCCGGCTGGCGCACCGCATACCTGCCGTCGGAGCAGTGGTGGCGGCGCACGCCGCCGACCTCTCGGCACGACTCAGCACCTCCGCGAGAAAGGTCCGACATGACGCCGGATGAGATCCTCCAGGGTCTGTACGACAACACCCTCGTCGGGAACGGCCCCGCCGTCCTCGACCTGACCGACCAGGGCCTGAGCGCCGGGATGCAGCCCGGCACGCTGCTCTTCGACGCCCTCATCCCCGCGCTCGAGGAGGTCGGGGCCCGCTTCGAGCGGGGCGACTTCTTCGTCCCCGAGATGCTCATCGCCGGCAAGGCGATGGCCGGCTCGATGGAGGTGCTCCGGCCGCTGCTGGCCGACACCGGCGTGGAGACCGTGGGCAAGTTCGTCATGGGCACCGTGAAGGGTGACGTGCACGACATCGGAAAGAACCTGGTCAACATCATGCTCGAGGGCGCCGGGTTCGAGGTGATCGACCTCGGCGTGCAGGTGGCGCCGGAGACCTTCCTGGCGGCCATCGAGAAGCACCAGCCCGACATCGTCGGGTTCTCCGCCTTCCTCACCACCACCATGCCGATGTTCAAGGCCAACATGAACGCCCTGGAGAAGTCCGGGATGCGCGGCGACGTCCTGGTCATGGTCGGCGGCGCCCCCGTGACCCAGGAGTACGCCGACGTGGTCGGTGCCGACGGCTACGCCGCCGACGCCTCGGCCGCGGTCAAGAAGGCCAAGGCGCTCATGCGGGCCAAGAGGGCTCCGGTGCCCGCATGAGCCCGGTCGAGCCCCGGCGCACGGTCCTGCGCTCGGCCACCCGCGAGGTGGTGCTCGGCGCCGACCAGCCCTTCTGCGTCATCGGCGAGCGGATCAACCCCACCGGGCGCAAGGTGTTCCAGGAGCAGCTGCGCGCGGGCGACCTGTCCGCGATCGAGAAGGACGTGGCCGCCCAGGTCGCCGGCGGCGCCGACGTCCTCGACGTCAACATGGGCGTGCCGCTCACCGACGAGGCCGAGCTGCTGGAGAAGGCGGTCCTGCTCGTCCAGTCGCTGACCGACCTGCCGCTGTGCATCGACTCCTCGGTCGTCGAGGCCCTCGAGGCCGGGCTGGCCGCCTACCAGGGGCGGGCGCTGGTCAACTCGGTGACCGCCGAGGACGAGCGCCTCGAGCAGATCCTGCCGCTGGTCAAGAAGTACGACGCGGCGGTGATCGCGCTGCCCAACGACGCCGACGAGATCCCGATGGAGGCCGGCAAGCGGATCGAGCTGGTCGCCAAGATCGTGCGGGTGGCGACGGAGGAGTAC
Coding sequences within:
- a CDS encoding corrinoid protein, producing MTPDEILQGLYDNTLVGNGPAVLDLTDQGLSAGMQPGTLLFDALIPALEEVGARFERGDFFVPEMLIAGKAMAGSMEVLRPLLADTGVETVGKFVMGTVKGDVHDIGKNLVNIMLEGAGFEVIDLGVQVAPETFLAAIEKHQPDIVGFSAFLTTTMPMFKANMNALEKSGMRGDVLVMVGGAPVTQEYADVVGADGYAADASAAVKKAKALMRAKRAPVPA
- a CDS encoding IclR family transcriptional regulator, yielding MWFRREASRPNGGDQMASSGTQAIDRAADLLSRVVQHAGTPTATELTAETGYARSTTSRLLSALERNHLLRREEEGGWAPGALFEQYAAQWDVRGRLVRLAAPVMAALSEETGETINLGVGLGDTVVQIAQVDSIYLLGSRDWVGVDLPAHTSSLGKMLYAHGVIDRPAGALEQLTPRTVGSWEELAAGFREIRTRGWASTVDELEVGLTGIAAPVYVDGRVVAGLGLSGPSTRLAHRIPAVGAVVAAHAADLSARLSTSARKVRHDAG
- a CDS encoding dihydropteroate synthase, yielding MSPVEPRRTVLRSATREVVLGADQPFCVIGERINPTGRKVFQEQLRAGDLSAIEKDVAAQVAGGADVLDVNMGVPLTDEAELLEKAVLLVQSLTDLPLCIDSSVVEALEAGLAAYQGRALVNSVTAEDERLEQILPLVKKYDAAVIALPNDADEIPMEAGKRIELVAKIVRVATEEYGIPLEDIVIDPLAMPIGADGSVGRSALETLSVVRDRWGLNTTCGASNVSFGMPGRPTIGATWLPMAMTAGLTSAIMDSRTRQVVDAVRAADVLLGHDEWGMRWISAHRARRAAEQAAEQAAADQVRAVQDAVG